From one Streptomyces sp. Q6 genomic stretch:
- a CDS encoding TerD family protein: MTKGQAISLEKQGGGTLTAVRMGLGWQAAPRRGLFGTRTREIDLDASAVLFADKQPVDVVFFRHLVSDDGSVRHTGDNLVGGVGQGGDDEAILVDLARVPVHIDQIVFTVNSFTGQTFQEVQNAFCRLVDETTGQELARYTLDGGGQYTAQIMAKVHRDGAGWKMTALGTAANGRTFQDLMPSILPGL, encoded by the coding sequence TTGACCAAGGGTCAGGCCATCAGCTTGGAGAAGCAGGGCGGAGGCACCCTCACCGCCGTGCGCATGGGACTCGGCTGGCAGGCGGCGCCGCGGCGCGGACTGTTCGGCACGCGCACCCGTGAGATCGACCTCGACGCGTCGGCGGTCCTCTTCGCCGACAAGCAGCCCGTCGACGTGGTGTTCTTCCGCCACCTCGTCAGCGACGACGGCTCGGTGCGGCACACCGGCGACAACCTGGTCGGCGGCGTGGGCCAGGGCGGCGACGACGAGGCGATCCTCGTCGACCTCGCGCGCGTGCCGGTGCACATCGACCAGATCGTGTTCACGGTCAACTCCTTCACGGGCCAGACGTTCCAGGAGGTGCAGAACGCGTTCTGCCGTCTGGTCGACGAGACGACGGGCCAGGAGCTGGCGCGCTACACGCTCGACGGCGGCGGCCAGTACACGGCGCAGATCATGGCCAAGGTCCACCGGGACGGCGCGGGCTGGAAGATGACGGCCCTGGGCACGGCGGCCAACGGCCGCACGTTCCAGGACCTGATGCCCTCGATCCTGCCCGGCCTGTAG